CCGCCCTCATCGGCAGCTGCACCAACTCGAGCTACGAGGACATCACCCGGGCGGCCTCGATCGCCCGGGAAGCAGCGGCCAAGGGCCTCAAGTCCAAGACCCGCCTACTCATCACCCCCGGGTCCGAGCAGGTCCGCGCCACCATCGTGCGCGACGGTCTGCTCCAGGACTTCGAGGCGCTCGGCGCCACCGTGCTCGCCAACGCCTGCGGTCCGTGCATCGGCCAGTGGGACCGCTCCGAGGAGGAGGGCCACGTCGCCGGCGAGGCGAACGTGATCGTCACCTCCTACAACCGCAACTTCCCGAAGCGAAACGACGGCGACGCGGCCACCCTCGCGTTCGTCACGTCGCCCGAGACGGTGCTCGCGCTCGCCCTCGCCGGCACGCTCGACTTCGACCCGATCAACGGCACCATCACCAACGATGCCGGCGAAGAGGTCTCGCTCTCCACGCCGATCGGCATCGAACTGCCGGCCGCCGGGTTCGACCCGGGCGAGGACACCTTCGTCCCGGCCCCCGCCGACGGCTCCTCGGTCGTGGTGCAGGTCTCGCCCACCAGCGACCGTCTCCAGCTGCTCGAGCCGTTCACGGCGTGGGACGGCAACGACTACGAGGATCTGCCCGTGCTCGTCAAGGCGCAGGGCAAGTTCACCACCGACCACATCTCGATGGCCGGTCCCTGGCTCAAGTACCGCGGCCACCTCGAGAACATCTCGGGCAACCTCTACCTGGGCGCGGTCAACGCCTACCCGGGCTACGAGGTCGGCTACGGCAAGAGCCAGCTCGACGGATCGGTGAAGACCTTCCCCGATCTGGCCAAGGACTACCACGAGGCCGGCGTGCAGTGGGTCGTCATCGGCGACGAGAACATGGGCGAGGGCTCGAGCCGCGAACACGCCGCCATGGAGCCCCGGTTCCGCAACGGTGTCGTGGCGATCGCCCGCTCCTTCGCCCGCATCCACGAGACCAACCTGAAGAAGCAGGGCATGGTGCCGCTGACCTTCGCCGACCCGGCCGACTACGACCGCATCGACGAGGACGACCGCATCGCCGTACGTGGCCTCGCTGATCTGGCGCCCGATCAGCCCGTCACCGTCGAGGTGACCAAGCCGACGGGCGAGACGATCTCGTTCCTCACGAACCACACCTTCTCCCCCGAGCAGATCGAGTGGTTCAAGGCCGGGAGCGCGCTCAACATCATCAAGGCCCGCTCGGCGTCGTAGCGATCTGGGACGACCCGGCGACGGCGACTACGTGAAGATTCGCGTGCAGCTGTCGCCCGCCCAGAGGCCGGTGACGACGCCATCGGGATCGCGCGTGGTGGTCGTGCCGTTGAGCAGGCCACCCGATCCCGGGTTCGTCGCCGCGAAGAGGCCGACGGGATCGTCGGGAATCGCCGCAACCAGCTGCAGCGAACCGCCGAGGGTCACTTCGAGGAACCCGACCGTCGCGCCCACGCCGACGCCGCTGAAGGTGACGAGACCGTCAGGGTCGTCGTGGCCACTGGCGTACCACTGGGTGAAGCGGGCTTCGCCACTGTCGAGTTCGTCCTCGGTGAACACCACCTCGAGGTCGCCCCACTGCACGAAGCGGCTGCGGGCGCCATAGCAGAAGGCCGACTCCTCGAGCCCGGAATCGCGGTCCGGGTCACCGAGCAGGTCGGACAGCGCGGCGAACACCGTCGCCTCGTTCTGCCCGAACAGGACCAGGTCACCGCCCACGAGCTGGAGGCCGGTCTCGGCCAGCGTGACGTCGCCCGGCTCCCCGACCGGCACCGGGGTGGTGGTGGTCGAAGGCGGCTCGGTCGTGGTCGTGGTGGTCGTCGACGTGGTCGTGGCGGCGTCGGGATCGACCGTGGACGTCGTCGCGTCGGGGTCGAGTGTCGTCGACGACGGCGTCTCGGACGTCGTGGTGGCAACGGTCGTCGTAGTGACGAGCGTGGTGGTCTGGTCGGTGTCGGTGGCCGACGAGTCGCCCCCGCGGAACGCGACCAGCGCGATGATGATCGCGCCGACCAGTCCGAGCAGCACCACCGCAGCGATCACACCGCCCGAGATCCGTCGGTTCGGCGGCTCGTACCGGAGCGGTTCGGGCGACGGCGCCGACGACACCGCCGGAACCACCTGCGTCGGTGGCGTCGATGAGGAGATCGGCGCCGCCGGGACGGCGGTGGGCGCCGAGCGGGCCGGGGCCGGGTCGACGTTCTCGTCGGCGTCGCTCTCGTCCTCGTCCTCGTCGAACACCGAGATCGGACCCGTCGGCGGGTCGAGGGGTGGCAGCACGACCGGCGCTCGTGGCGTCACGGCCTCGCCGAGGTCCTCGCGGGTGACGAGCGGTGCCGCGGCCAGCGAGGCCACGCGTGCGGCGCCTGCAGCCACCGCGATCACCGAGTCGGCATCGCCGACCTGGGTCATGGCGGCCGAGCGCGGGACCGTCACCGTGTCGGTGATGCCGGCGGCCGCGGCGGCCGCGACCACCCGTTCGCGCTCGGGGCGGGCCCAGTCGTCGGGCACGACGATCGCCAGCCGACGCGGCGCCGCGCCCCCCGCCGCCGCGGCGCGGCCCACGACATGGTTGATCACTGCGCCCAGCGCACCGATCTTGCCGGCGGCGGCCCGCTCGAGTGGGTCGGTGACCGCAGGTCCGGGCGCGGTGAGCGCGGCCGCGCCGACCAGCACGGCGCCGCCGTCGTCCTGCGCGACGGCACAGACCGCTGCCGGTCCGTCGGCCCCGAGCTGGACGACGGTCGCCGGGTTTCCCGCCACTGCGTCGAGTCGGACCGCGGTGATGCCCTCGGGCGTGATGTGAATGCCGAGCGTGTCAGCCATTCGTGTCAGCCATCGTTTCGGCCATACGGAACAACCTCGGGGCGACGCACGGGGTGAGCGTAGTGGCTTCCAAAACGAAGAGAAGCGACTGGTTTGTTCTTGGGGGACAACCAGCCGCTTCTCGAAGCCTCGGATCATCAGGGGGACGAGATCCGGGCTGACTGACGTTGCGTTAGGGGGTAACGCTTCCGTCGTCGATAGAGCTATCTAACCATGTCCACCCCCATCTTTCCAACAGTTCTCGTGGATATGTGCCATCATTCACAGCGATGGATCTACGTCAGCTTCACGCCCTGCTGGCCGTGGCCGAACACCAGTCGTTCTCCGCGGCGGCCCGAGCCCTGCACACCGTGCAGAGCAACGTGTCCACCCACGTGGCCCGCCTCGAGCAGGAGGTGGGTTCGGTCCTGATCGACCGGGCCCAGGGCGAGCTGACCGTCGAAGGCGAGATCGTCGCCGACCGGGCGCGACGGATCCTCGCCGAACTCCGCGCCATCGAGGACGACCTCATCGCGATGCGCGATGACGTCTCGGGGCGGGTGCGCGCCGGCGTGATCGGCACCACCGCCCGCTGGCTGGTGCCGTCGCTGCTCACCGCGGTGTCGGCCGAGTACCCCCGGGTCCAGCTCCAGATCATCGAAGCCACGACGACCTCGCTGATTCCACAGCTGCTCAGTGACCGACTCGACCTCGCCGTCGTGAACCTGCCCGTCGACAATCCCGACGTCGACGCCCACGTGCTGTTCACCGAGGAGCGCATCATCATCGCGCCCACCGGACACCCGTTGGCGGAGAGCGAGCAAGTCGACCTGGCCGAACTCAGCCGCCACGAGATCCTGCTGCCACCGCAGGGCACGGCCTTTCGCGACGAAATCGACGCGGACGCGCGCCGTCAGCGGGTCGAGCTCACCACGCAGGCCGAGGTCGACGGGCTCCGTCTGCTGACCTCGCTCGCCTTCCAGGGATTCGGCCCCGCGCTCGTGCCGGCCAGCGCCGCGCCCTCGTGGCTCAGCGGCGAGTGGACCCGTGTCGCCGTCGAGGGCCTGTCGCCGCGCATCGTCGGTCTCGCGACACCACGCCGGTCCGCTCCGTCGGCTCCCACCCGCACTCTCGCCGAGGTGATCCGTCGCATCGTGCAGGTCGACGGTCCCGAACAGGGCCGCGTCACCCCCGCGCCGGTCGACTCGGCGTGAGATGGTAACCATCACCCGATGATCGATGTCGAAAGTCAGTATGAGCACCAGGCAGGACGGATGACCGATATCTCGACCGTCGACATCCGCGCCCGGGCCGAGGGGTTCGTGCGGGCCTCGGCCTCGGACTTCCACGGGCGCCGAGTCATGGTCGTCGATGCACAGGGTGACGACCTGGCGGGCGCACTGTCACCGAGCGACGGCCACACCATCGCCGCGGGAGCGCGCTACGCGCTGGACCAACGCCTGCCGCTCATCGTGCGACTCGCCTCCAGTGGCGCAAACCTCGAGATGGGCGTCAGCGCGCTCGACGGTTGGGGTGGTGCCGCCCGGGAGATGACCCGGTGTTCGGGCATCGTGCCGATGATCGTCATCGTCACCGGCCCGACCGTCTCGGGGCCGGCCCTCATGCTCGGTCTCGCCGACATCGTGATCATGGTCCGCGACGCCTATGCCTTCGTCTCGGGACCCACGATGGTCGAGCAGTTCACCGGCGTGCCGATCGACTCCGACGAGCTCGGCGGCGCCGCGGTCCACGGCCGCACGTCCGGCGTGGCCACCATGGTCGCCGAGGACCTGGTCGAGGCCGAGGAACTGGCTCGCGACCTCCTGTCGTTCCTGCCCGACCACACCGATGACCCGGCGCCACCCCATGTCTGCACCGATCCGGTCGGTCGTCTCACCCCCGAGGCCTACGACGTGCTGCCCGAGTCGGCCAACGGCTCCTACGACTGCCGCGACATCCTCGCCGCCGTCGTCGACGACGGCTACCTGCTCGAGCTGCACGCCGACTGGGCCGGCAACCTCGTCACCTGCTTCGCCTCGATCGGCGGCCGGTCGATCGGCATCGTGGCCAATCAGCCCCAGACCATCGCCGGCACCCTCGACATCACCGCATCCCGCAAGGGCGCGCGGTTCGTCGCGATGTGCGACGCGTTCAACCTCCCACTGCTCACCCTGGTCGACACGTCGGGCTTCTACCCGGGCAAGGACCTCGAGTGGCGGGGAATGATCCGCTACGGCGCCCAGATGGCGTTCGCCTACGCCCGGGCGTCGGTCCCCCGGGTCAACGTCACCACCCGCAAGTCCTACGGCGGCGCCTACATCGTCATGGACTCGAAGAAGATCGGCAACGACCTGGCCCTCGCCTGGCCGTCCGCCGAGATCGCAGTCATGGGAGCGAAGGGGGCGGTGGAGATCCTCCATCGCCGAAACACGCCCGAAGAACGAGCCGAGCTCGAGGCGAACTACGAAGAACGTCTGCTCAACCCCTACATCGCCGCCGAGCGCGGCACGATCGACGCCGTGATCGACCCGGAAGCCACCCGATCCCAGGTGGCCGCAGCGTTCGACATGCTCGCCGGGAAGCGCGAACGGCTGCCCCGTCGCCGCCACGACAACACACCGCTCTGAACAGTGCCCGAGAACAAGGCCTGACCGCTCCGAGGTGTGAGGCACGAGCATTGCGGTCTAGATTCAACGCCGTGTCTGAGAGCGTAACCATCACCGACAACCGCACCGGCGAGTCGATCGAGATCCCCATCGTCGACGGGGGTGTCGATGCCGCCGATTGGCGCAAGCTCCTCCCCGGCATCTGGTTCTCCGACCCCGGCCTGGCCACCACCGCCGCCACTCCGAGCGCCATCACGGAGCTCGACGGCGAGAACGGCATCCTGCGCTACCGCGGGTATCCGATCGAGCAGTTGGCCGAACACAGCACCTTCCTCGAGGTCGCGTATCTCCTCGTCCACGGCGAGCTTCCCAACGCCACCGAGCACGATGCGTGGATCGAGGAGATCACCCACCACACCTACATCCACGAGAACTTCCGCAAGCGGATCAACGACGCCTACCACTACGACGCGCACCCCATGGGTCTGCTCACGTCGGCGGTCGCAGGCCTGTCGACCTTCTACCCCGAGGCGAAGGAGATCGAGGACCCCGAGATCCGTCGGGCGCAGATCGTCCGTCTCATCGCGAAGATGCCGACGCTGGCGGCCAACGCGTACCGCCATTCGGTCGGCCAGCCGTTCGTCTTCCCCGACAACAACACCGACTACCCCACCAACTTCCTGCGCATGATGTGGCAGATCGGTGGTCCCTACGAACTCGACCCCGCGTTGCAGAAGGCGATGGAGATCCTGCTGATCCTCCACGCCGATCACGAGCAGAACTGCTCGACCACCGCCGCTCGTGTGGTCGGCTCGGCCCACGCCGATCCCTACTCCTCGGTTGCTGCGGCCTGCGCTGCCCTCTACGGCCCCCGCCACGGTGGCGCCAACGAGGCCGTGCTCAACATGCTCGACGACATCGGCAGCTACGACAATGTCGATGCGTTCATCGAGAGCGTGAAATCCGGCGACGGCCGTCTGATGGGCTTCGGTCACCGCGTCTACAAGAACTACGACCCGCGGGCCACGATCATCAAGGAAGCGGCCTACGACGTCTTCGAGGTCACCGGCAAGAACCCCCGCCTCGACATCGCCTTGAAGCTCGAGGAAGCGGCGCTCAACGACGACTACTTCGTGAGCCGCAAGCTCTACCCCAACGTCGACTTCTACTCGGGGCTCATCTACCAGTCGATGGGATTCCCCACCGAGATGTTCACGGTGCTGTTCGCCATCGGCCGTACGCCTGGCTGGCTGGCGCACTGGAACGAGATGCTCGAGCAGAACTCGCGCATCGCTCGTCCCCGCCAGCTCTACACGGGCCCCGGCGTGCGCGACTACACGCCGATCGCGAGCCGCTGAACCACGCGCTGCGCGCCCGTGTCGGTCGGCTGCGGCCGAGCCGGCTCGAGCTGATCAGCGTCCACATCCCGAAGACCGCGGGCACGTCGTTTCGCGAAGCCCTCGTGCGCGAGTACGGCGCCGATCTCGCACCCGTCTACGACGGCGCTCGTCCGAACGGGCGAGAGTTCCGCGCCGTCCACGGCCACTTCTCCCCCGCCCAGTTCTGGAGCGCGGGGCGTAACGCGAAGCTGATCATGTGGCTGCGGGACCCGGTAGAGCGAATCGCGTCCTACTACGACTTCTGGCGCACCACCGAGCCGCACGGCAATCCGCACCACGACGAGTTCCTGCGCCGCGACATGTCACTCGTGGAGTTCGCACGGTGGGAGCCCATCCGCAGCGAATTCGAGTCGCAGTACGTGGGTGGTCTCGCCCCCCGCGACTTCGCCTTCATCGGCATCACCGAGCGCTACGAGACCGACCTGGCCCGCCTCGCCGATCTGCTCGGCTGGTCGACCACTGGCGCAGTGGCCCAGACCAACGTGACCCCGGGTGCCCGCTCCGTCATCGACGACGACACCCGCGAGGCAATCCTCGACGCGCACGCCCTCGAACACGAGTGGTATCAGGCCGCACTCACGCCGAGGCGCCCACCTTCGCGGTGGGAGTGAACTTCACCGGCATCGCCTCGACGCCGGTGATGAAGTTCGAGTTACGCCACGGAAGCTCCGACTGCGGCACGGCCATCTCGATGTCGGGCAGCCGGGAGAGCACCTTGGTGAACATCTCCTTCAGCTCGAGTCGGGCGAGCGAGGCACCGAGGCAGAAGTGGGTGCCGAACCCGAAGGCCATGTGGTTGTTGGGGTCCCGGGCGATGTCGAAGCGGAACGGATCGACGAAGTGCTCCTCGTCGCGGTTGCCCGACGGGTAGAGCATGATGATGTCGCTGCCCGACGGGATCGTCTGATCGCGGATCTGCACCTCGGTCATGGTGGTGCGGGCCATGTTCTTGATCGGGGTGACCCAGCGGAGCATCTCCTCGACGGCGGGCTCGATCCGGCCCGCGACATCGGCCTGGAGCTTCTCTCGCTCGTCGGGGAACTCCATCAACGCCTGCATCCCGCCGGTGATGACGTGGCGCGAGGTCTCGTCGCCGCCGATGAGGATGAGGAGCGACTCCTGCACGATCGACTCGTCGTCGAGGCGATCGCCGTCGACCTCGGCATCGCACAGGATGCTGACGAGGTCGTCGCCACCGGGATTGGCCCGGCGGTCGGCGATGATCCCGAGCTGGAACTCGCGGAACGCGATGCCGGCCATCATCGCCTTCTCCGCCGCCTCGGGCGACTGGGTCGTGGTCGTCCCCCTGATGAGGTCGTCGGACCACTCGAGGAGATCGTCGAACGACTCGCGGGGAAAGCCGAGCATGTCGCCGATGAGCAGCAGCGGCAGCGGCGCGGCGATGTCCCACACGAAATCGCATTCGCCCTTCTCACAGATCCGGTCG
The sequence above is a segment of the Acidimicrobiales bacterium genome. Coding sequences within it:
- a CDS encoding aconitate hydratase, with protein sequence MAAAASTPIELINGVYATLDERIGAARARFGRSLTLAEKILINHLDSPDQELERGDSYVDLRPDRVAMQDATAQMAWLQFMTAGLDEVQVPTTTHCDHLIQARVDGKRDLMAAVDNNEEVYDFLETVSARYGGGFWKPGSGIIHQVVLEQYAFPGGMMIGTDSHTPNAGGIGMIAVGVGGADAVDVMTGFPWNVKWPKLIGVKLTGSLNGWSAPKDVILKVAEILTVKGGTGAIVEYFGEGANSISCTGKATICNMGAEIGATTSLFAYDDAVARYLKSTGREHVADAADAVAHHLRADDEVLADPAAHYDQVIEIDLDTLTPHINGPHTPDLAREVGALGAEAKAEGWPLEISAALIGSCTNSSYEDITRAASIAREAAAKGLKSKTRLLITPGSEQVRATIVRDGLLQDFEALGATVLANACGPCIGQWDRSEEEGHVAGEANVIVTSYNRNFPKRNDGDAATLAFVTSPETVLALALAGTLDFDPINGTITNDAGEEVSLSTPIGIELPAAGFDPGEDTFVPAPADGSSVVVQVSPTSDRLQLLEPFTAWDGNDYEDLPVLVKAQGKFTTDHISMAGPWLKYRGHLENISGNLYLGAVNAYPGYEVGYGKSQLDGSVKTFPDLAKDYHEAGVQWVVIGDENMGEGSSREHAAMEPRFRNGVVAIARSFARIHETNLKKQGMVPLTFADPADYDRIDEDDRIAVRGLADLAPDQPVTVEVTKPTGETISFLTNHTFSPEQIEWFKAGSALNIIKARSAS
- a CDS encoding LysR family transcriptional regulator, producing MDLRQLHALLAVAEHQSFSAAARALHTVQSNVSTHVARLEQEVGSVLIDRAQGELTVEGEIVADRARRILAELRAIEDDLIAMRDDVSGRVRAGVIGTTARWLVPSLLTAVSAEYPRVQLQIIEATTTSLIPQLLSDRLDLAVVNLPVDNPDVDAHVLFTEERIIIAPTGHPLAESEQVDLAELSRHEILLPPQGTAFRDEIDADARRQRVELTTQAEVDGLRLLTSLAFQGFGPALVPASAAPSWLSGEWTRVAVEGLSPRIVGLATPRRSAPSAPTRTLAEVIRRIVQVDGPEQGRVTPAPVDSA
- a CDS encoding carboxyl transferase domain-containing protein, coding for MTDISTVDIRARAEGFVRASASDFHGRRVMVVDAQGDDLAGALSPSDGHTIAAGARYALDQRLPLIVRLASSGANLEMGVSALDGWGGAAREMTRCSGIVPMIVIVTGPTVSGPALMLGLADIVIMVRDAYAFVSGPTMVEQFTGVPIDSDELGGAAVHGRTSGVATMVAEDLVEAEELARDLLSFLPDHTDDPAPPHVCTDPVGRLTPEAYDVLPESANGSYDCRDILAAVVDDGYLLELHADWAGNLVTCFASIGGRSIGIVANQPQTIAGTLDITASRKGARFVAMCDAFNLPLLTLVDTSGFYPGKDLEWRGMIRYGAQMAFAYARASVPRVNVTTRKSYGGAYIVMDSKKIGNDLALAWPSAEIAVMGAKGAVEILHRRNTPEERAELEANYEERLLNPYIAAERGTIDAVIDPEATRSQVAAAFDMLAGKRERLPRRRHDNTPL
- a CDS encoding citrate synthase; protein product: MSESVTITDNRTGESIEIPIVDGGVDAADWRKLLPGIWFSDPGLATTAATPSAITELDGENGILRYRGYPIEQLAEHSTFLEVAYLLVHGELPNATEHDAWIEEITHHTYIHENFRKRINDAYHYDAHPMGLLTSAVAGLSTFYPEAKEIEDPEIRRAQIVRLIAKMPTLAANAYRHSVGQPFVFPDNNTDYPTNFLRMMWQIGGPYELDPALQKAMEILLILHADHEQNCSTTAARVVGSAHADPYSSVAAACAALYGPRHGGANEAVLNMLDDIGSYDNVDAFIESVKSGDGRLMGFGHRVYKNYDPRATIIKEAAYDVFEVTGKNPRLDIALKLEEAALNDDYFVSRKLYPNVDFYSGLIYQSMGFPTEMFTVLFAIGRTPGWLAHWNEMLEQNSRIARPRQLYTGPGVRDYTPIASR
- a CDS encoding cytochrome P450 → MANHPTPQPAPTHPLRENIDLMDGNWYASQPHDDWTWMRANAPVYYDPNCDVWAVAKYDDILTVSRDPRTYSSYKAPRPKGDPLPMMISMDDPEHLNRRKLVNKGFTPKRVRDKLDQIDSLCDMILDRICEKGECDFVWDIAAPLPLLLIGDMLGFPRESFDDLLEWSDDLIRGTTTTQSPEAAEKAMMAGIAFREFQLGIIADRRANPGGDDLVSILCDAEVDGDRLDDESIVQESLLILIGGDETSRHVITGGMQALMEFPDEREKLQADVAGRIEPAVEEMLRWVTPIKNMARTTMTEVQIRDQTIPSGSDIIMLYPSGNRDEEHFVDPFRFDIARDPNNHMAFGFGTHFCLGASLARLELKEMFTKVLSRLPDIEMAVPQSELPWRNSNFITGVEAMPVKFTPTAKVGASA